In one window of Episyrphus balteatus chromosome 3, idEpiBalt1.1, whole genome shotgun sequence DNA:
- the LOC129914956 gene encoding uncharacterized protein LOC129914956 yields MANACIQVHSLVIQLLSSKYFHKLLENSLDNLFLIFILNIGLLFIQTKSDDDTAAVVTVTDRIKSSKVDVLDIIPKINNQMTEFNQSETNLVPNTTQTDSHQIIITQKGRGHFPKRRKFLKHLYPFVMAALFAKLIVVPLVLKLLIATTSSAFVMSKIALVISALIALSWLLGATRERAKFQIVQYPGPGPNGLKKTFGGWNIQEKYSPSNPYQYGGSYNDWTYDDAVAEQNDNINDKNFFL; encoded by the exons ATGGCAAATGCT TGCATCCAAGTGCATAGTTTAGTGATTCAATTATTAAGTAGCAAATATTTCCATAAGCTCCTCGAGAATTCCTTGGA caatttatttttaatattcattcTGAATATTGGTTTGCTATTCATACAAACAAAGAGCGATGACGATACCGCCGCTGTTGTCACCGTCACAGACAGGATCAAAAGTTCTAAAGTGGATGTCTTGGATATAATACCAAAAATTAATAATCAAATGACTGAATTTAATCAAAGTGAAACCAATTTAGTGCCTAATACCACTCAGACAGATTCacatcaaataataataactcAAAAAG gTCGAGGACATTTTCCCAAACGCAGAAAATTCTTGAAGCATTTATATCCATTTGTGATGGCAGCACTTTTTGCTAAACTAATTGTTGTTCCATTGGTTTTGAAGCTACTTATAGCAACGACTTCGTCAGCTTTTGTTATGAGTAAAATTGCTTTGGTTATATCTGCTTTAATAGCACTCAGCTGGTTGCTTGGAGCGACACGTGAAAGAGCAAAGTTTCAAATTGTTCAATACCCGGGACCAGGACCGAAtggattgaaaaaaacttttggtggCTGGAATATTCAGGAGAAATATTCACCATCTAATCCTTATCAATATGGAGGATCATACAATGATTGGACTTATGATGATGCTGTCGCTGAACAGAATGACAATATtaatgacaaaaacttttttctttga